A stretch of DNA from Halobacteriovorax vibrionivorans:
TCTGAAGAGCTAGAGGAAGCGCTCTGCTAAGTCAGCTTCAGGAATAGGACAGACATCAAGTTCTTCCCCAATAATATAACGATTCTTTGCTATAAACTGATAAATTCCATCACGAATGAAACGCGGGATAAAACGAAAGAGTTTAAAATATGTATGACCCAGCGTCACCATGATATTAATGGCCGCATCAGACTTCGTTGAAATCTTACCATCTTGATAGAAAACGACAGTTGATAAATTCTTAACGAAATCTTGTTCTAGATAATTTAGCGCCTTCTCATCTTGGAGATGACAGAATTTGATCCGTTTCTTACGATCAATTCGATAAATAAATTTGATGATGCCATTACAAATCAAGCACTTACCATCGAGAAAGACGATATTCATGGTTTATATCTTACACTAAAGTCATTCAATAATCTAAATTGTAAAAATTATATTGAGACACATACTGATACATAGTTCATCTTTCTTATGCTAGATTTTGGCCAACATTAATCAAATATTTGAGAGAGAATTTATGAAGAACGCCCTACTTCTAACAACACTTGTATTTACCTTAGCTGGTCTCACTTCTTGTGGTGATCGCTCTTCCCTATACGACAACACTGGCCCAACATTAAATAGCCAAGGCCTTGGTGGAGTCTCAATTGCATCAGCTCTAAATGAAGCACCTTTTGTATGTGATCGATATTCAAAAGATGGATGTATAGATGAAGTCTTACTGATGGGTAAATTAAATCGTGGGCGACTTCAAACATGTGCATCGTTCTTTGTTGGTGATAACTTAGTTGCTACAGCAAAGAAATGTCTTCCAAGACAAGAAAGAGATCAATCTTTTGGAGACTGGATGGCATCTGCATGTAAGCAAATTGCTTTCAAGGATTTAAAAGGCTTCACTTACACATGTGACTCAATTGAGAACCAAAGATATTCTGAAATTGTTCTAGTTAATACAAAACAAAAAAGTAATGTTGGATTCCTAGAAACAACATTTGATGGTGTTAAGTTTGGAGATAAGAATAAAACTTTTGAAATAACTTCATTCTCAAGAGGTGGAACAACAAATTACGCACTCTCAGAAGGAAAGTACACTCGAGCAAAGAAAGAATGTAAAGGTATTACAAATTCACTACTTACTACAATTAACGGAACAAAAGATTCTAAGAACTTTGTTCTTTCTAATTGTGCAATCGACTGGAACTCAACAGGTGCTCCAGTAATTGTAGATGGAAAAGTAGCTGGTATGCTTCATGGAAAGATTGAAGGTGATGCTGATTTCGGTGCAAAAGTAAGTGAAAGAGACGGTGTTGCTCTTGCTGAAAACTTTGCATGTCAAACAAAGTTCAACCCTTCAACTCCAGCTGACTGTAACCTACACCATGATACTCACAAGCGAAATGCTCTAACTAACTTGATTCAAGAAGCGCTTGTAAATAATGGTTCAACTTTTGAATCTTCATCAAAAGATATTACAATTTTTAGAAAAGATGGAGATCTATTAGTACTTGAAACTCAAAAACCAGCTCTATGTTCTTCAGTTGGAGACACTGGTAGCTTCCAAGCATGTAAGGTTAAGCTTCCAATGAAGAATAAATTCTTATCGATCATTGATATTGAAAATGTTGCTCTTGATTGTGAAAGTCCTGTAGCAATAAGTTGGAAAGCTGTTAATTATAATGATGAACTAACAAGAGCACTAAGCTTTGATGATTTAAGTCTAAATGGTTATCACACTGATTTAAACTTTAAGAAATTAAATTCATGTCTATAAGTAAAAAGGCCGTCAATAAGACGGCCTTTTTTATTTAAAGTGTATTTTGTAAAAACTCTCTCATCATCTCCCAAGATTCTTTATCCGCTTTTTCATTATAAGCTAACGGTAAGTTAAACTTCTTTCCTTTTTCTGTCGCAGCAGGATTAGTAAAGGCATGAGTGGCACCTGGAAGGTTCACAAACTTCATGGAAAGTTTCGAATCTCTAATAACATTCTTAAAGCTCTTTATATCTTCTTTTGAAACAAGTGGGTCATCGGCACCATTAATTACAAGTAATTTAGCTGTTGATCCCTTTTTTACTGTCTTTATTCCACCTAGAGATCCATGAAATGAAACCACTGCTTTTAGATCTGCTCCTTGAGTTGCATTAAAAAGAACTACTGCCCCACCAAAGCAATATCCAATTGCACCTATTCTTTCAGGGTCGACACTTTCTTGCTTCTTTAAAAGTTCTACCGCAGCATTAAACTTTGCCTTTAACAATTTAGGGTTGCTAAAAGCCTGCTTTGAGAATTTCATCGCATCTTTTGGATGCTCAGCAGTTTTTCCATCACCATACATATCAAGAGCAATAGCATTATAGCCAAGATCAGCTAATTGATCGGCCCTCTTTCTGGCATAATCATTATGCCCCCACCATTCATGAACAACAACAATACCAGGGCGCTTATCATCAGCGCTTCCATTAAGTGCCATATAACCTTTGAAATTCTGTTCTCCTACTTGGTAGTCAACATCTTTCGTTGTGACTGATGAACAGCTTACAAAGCTGAATAAGAACAAAATAGGTAGTAAAATTCGCATTATTCCTCCTTAAAGATTGACTGGCCCAATGCAATTGGTTAATTATGCATTATGACAAAAGATAGCTTATATAATTTAACTTTAGAAAGTTTCCCATATGATGAAGCAAAAATCATGGGAAAGTGGGTCTATAAAAAGTTAAATTTCAACCCTGATACATGGGAGCATGCGCCAAGAGTGGTACGTGAAAAAGCTAAGGAATATGACCTTTCTTTACTCAAAGTATTATGGCAAGGCCTGTCAAAAGATGGGACGAGAAAGTTTCTCCTAGGTCTTAAAGATAAGAATTCAATTGAAGCTGTTTTGATCGAAAGTGAAAATGACAAGCGACTACGATCAACTCTTTGTATCTCATCACAAGTTGGCTGTGCAATTGGCTGCACCTTTTGTCATACTGCCACCCAGGGCCTTACAAGACATCTGACGACAGCTGAAATTGTCGGTCAATACTTAACTGTATCAAGCTGGATGCGCGAGAATGTAGATAAAGATTATCAAATCTCAAATATTGTTTTTATGGGCCAAGGTGAGCCTCTTCATAATTTTGAAAATGTTAAAAAGGCCTGCTACCTCTTAACTGATCCTTTAGGAATTGCCCTTAGTAAGCACAAGGTAACTATCTCAACATCAGGATTAGTACCCAAGATTAAGCAATGGGAAGAGCTACCGGATGTGAATGTTGCCATTTCACTACATGCAATTAGAAATAACCTACGCTCTGAGCTTATGCCAATTAATAAGCGCTACCAAGTTGATGGCCTACTTGAGGCATTGAAAACAATTCCTGTTAAAAACTCTCGACGTATCATGTACGAGTACTTACTCATTAAAGATCTAAATGATACTCAAGAAGATATTGATGGCCTCATTGAAAATCTGCCTAAAAAAGAATCAAAAATTAATATTATCCCTTTTAATGAGTACCCAGAAAGTAAGTTCAAGAGACCAAGTGATGAACACATTGAATGGTTTCAAAGATCACTACAAGCAGCGGGAC
This window harbors:
- a CDS encoding thiol-disulfide oxidoreductase DCC family protein, with protein sequence MNIVFLDGKCLICNGIIKFIYRIDRKKRIKFCHLQDEKALNYLEQDFVKNLSTVVFYQDGKISTKSDAAINIMVTLGHTYFKLFRFIPRFIRDGIYQFIAKNRYIIGEELDVCPIPEADLAERFL
- the rlmN gene encoding 23S rRNA (adenine(2503)-C(2))-methyltransferase RlmN gives rise to the protein MTKDSLYNLTLESFPYDEAKIMGKWVYKKLNFNPDTWEHAPRVVREKAKEYDLSLLKVLWQGLSKDGTRKFLLGLKDKNSIEAVLIESENDKRLRSTLCISSQVGCAIGCTFCHTATQGLTRHLTTAEIVGQYLTVSSWMRENVDKDYQISNIVFMGQGEPLHNFENVKKACYLLTDPLGIALSKHKVTISTSGLVPKIKQWEELPDVNVAISLHAIRNNLRSELMPINKRYQVDGLLEALKTIPVKNSRRIMYEYLLIKDLNDTQEDIDGLIENLPKKESKINIIPFNEYPESKFKRPSDEHIEWFQRSLQAAGLTCTVRETKGDDILAACGQLKTQYEKLNLPNSN
- a CDS encoding dienelactone hydrolase family protein, whose amino-acid sequence is MRILLPILFLFSFVSCSSVTTKDVDYQVGEQNFKGYMALNGSADDKRPGIVVVHEWWGHNDYARKRADQLADLGYNAIALDMYGDGKTAEHPKDAMKFSKQAFSNPKLLKAKFNAAVELLKKQESVDPERIGAIGYCFGGAVVLFNATQGADLKAVVSFHGSLGGIKTVKKGSTAKLLVINGADDPLVSKEDIKSFKNVIRDSKLSMKFVNLPGATHAFTNPAATEKGKKFNLPLAYNEKADKESWEMMREFLQNTL